The genomic region GGCGGGCAACGATCCGACGTCGAACCCGATGATGTTGATCTACGCGGGCAACAGCCTCGAGAACGACTACGGGCTCTGGAACGACTACGCGGGGTGGATCTACGCGTTCAAGTGGGCCTACACCGCGATGGTGGACAATCCGGCGCCGCTCGGCTCGGCCGCCAACCCGTCGGGCGCGAAGATCCCGCTCTTCCAGAAGTACCTGACCGACGCCGAGTGGACCCTGCTCCGCACCACGGCGCTCTGGAACTCGGGCAAGAGCCCGTTCGGCCTGCTCGACGCCGGCGACCCGCGCTGGATCCAGTTCATCATCCCCTACATCTCGAAGAACATCAGCAGCGTGAACAACGAGCCCGTGAAGGCGCCGAACACGCCGGTGTATCCGGCGACCAACTCCTTCGGGGTGCAGGTCTACGGCACCCTCGGCTACTACCTCGGGATCGGGCCGCACCGGCTGGCGCAGGGCGACGACACCACCGGCTTCCCCGGCTGGCCCGAGCTCCTGGTCGCGCAGCAGACCAAGTCGGCCCTCAACACCTTCAAGATGGGGCACACCAAGCACCACGGCATCGAGACCAAGGGCAGCCTCGGCGCCATGGTCAACATGCTGCAGCGCAACCGCGACGCCAACAACCACACGCTGCAGAACTTCAACACCAACGGCCTGCCCGAGAAGACGTTCAAGGTGCCGATCGCCCAGGAGCTCTTCACGAAGGGGCAGTCGATCTTCAACGGCCCCGACGAATCGGCCCAGGGCAAGTACGTCTGGTGGGACCAGAGCGGAACCAACACCCCGTTCAACATGGGACGCGCGGCCTTCGCGGCGGCCTCCCTGGTGAACATGGAGCTCCACAACGCCATCACCCAGTGCAACTACACGCTCCCGGTCTGGGCCTCCCCGCTCGCGACGCGCAAGTATCGCGGTGACCCGACGCTCGAGGCGCAGACCTTCGAGGCGGTCACCGGCAAGGACCTGAAGGCCTTCGTCCAGGCGCTCATCGGGGCGCCGGCCTACAGCCCCATCATCGACGGCGTGCCGGACAGCCCGACGCCGATGATGGCCCTCGAGACGCTGGCGCTCCGCAACTTCACCCTGCAGCGCTGCCTGACCGCCATCCAGATGCAGAAGGCCAATCCCGACAGCGTCTACACGCTCCAGCCCTCGCCTTACCAAGAGGGCGGCGTCGCCGTGTACAGCCAGTACAACCCGCTCTCGACGCTGCCGGCCAACCCTGGCGTGCCGCAGCTCGCGCCGACCGGCCTGAAGGGTGACGGGAACAACATGCGGTGGAGCCACGACTACGCCTACCCGTGGAACTACAGCACCGTGAGCGGGGCTGGTGGCACGGTCGTCACCACCAGCGGCGCCGCCGGGAACAGCGGCTCCGCGGCGAGCTACCTCGACATCCCGGCCGTGGGCGACACCGAGGTGGCCAAGAGCATGACCTACATGCAGCTCGGCTGGGATCTCAACTCGGGCCTCCCGACCCAGAAGACGCTCAACAAGCTCGGGCTCGGCGACCTCATCGCGAAGATGACCGCCGCGGGCATCACCGTCCCGGCGTAGGCGACAGGAAGCTTCTTCACGAAAGCCCCCGGGCCACGGCCGGCCCGGGGGCTTTTACTTGGCTGGAGCCTCGCCCATCGGAGGTAAGATCCGATGCGTTTCCAGAGCGTGGGGGTGTGCATGCCGGAGCAGGAGCTCGACCCGACCGTTTCCCCGTTCGCCGACGTCCGGGCCGTCGCCCAGGACGCGCCGCCGATCGACCCGGCGGCGCTCAAGGCGCAGATCGCCGCCACGGTCCGGTCGGACTCCGAGTCGAGGCGGGCGATCACGCCGGAGCACCTCATCCAGGCGCTGGCGCCGGAGCTGCCGGCGGACGCGCTGAGCGTCCTCCTCTCCGAGATGGCCGCCGAGGGCGGCTTCACCGACATCAAGGCGATCGTGGCCCCCTCCGGCCGCATCTACCTCTTCTCCGAGCCCCACCTCGGCCGGAACGAGGCGGCGGAGCAAGCCCTGGTCGAGGAGGCCAGGCTCGCCATCGTGGAGAAGATCCGGCGGGACTCGCAGTTCGTCGCGCTCACGCCCGCGGCCGATCTGGAGCGGTTCTTCCCGTGGCCGGAGCCGGAGAAGCGGGCCGCGCTCCTCGCCGAGCTGCAGGCCGATCCGCGCTTCGGCGACATCCAGACGGTGACCGGGCCGGGCGGCGAGGTCTACTACCACTCCAACGCCTACCTGAGCGGCAACTACGGCAAGATCATGATGCGCGCGAAGGCCAACGACCCGGGCTGGGCGATCGCCGAGCTGGTGCGCGACCGCTCGCGCGTGATGCCCGCGCCGACCAGGATCACGGTGTTCGACGACCGGGTCTTCGGCCTCTCGCCGGACCAGATCCAGGGCTTCCTCGGCGCGCTCGGCGAGCCCGGCTCTCCGTTCGCCGACATCAAGAAGCTGGTCCAC from Anaeromyxobacter paludicola harbors:
- a CDS encoding aldehyde ferredoxin oxidoreductase N-terminal domain-containing protein; the encoded protein is MATSYGWTGQILRVNLTLGTCKAYPTNAFPVILWDESDPMDKKEKQVGTVDMTAYLGGHGIGYRVLTDEVPVGSKSWSEQCRIIFGVGPITGSGSPSSGRTSVTTLHPIHTNELVDGGQMGGNWGPELKYAGFDAVVILGQSAKPVWLRIEDGKATLEDASMIWGSGIYFSNNYIVNEMGPEAHVACIGQAGENLVRLSAVYTDRSHRAGVVGSVMGWKRLKAIGVRGTGAVNIAADKAKWKSLVNYYLGLMGCNNQGVVSKSLQPWSEHSPSNTRWTGAKGVFWGAATPIRDLGDCPDIEHPTDGAPSPINKIGLRTQKGYNDYGDEGMRRTVRMDGCHACPIRCHIAADHPQLQNYNITRYNMNTCAGNLGVGTSYTNTAGNDPTSNPMMLIYAGNSLENDYGLWNDYAGWIYAFKWAYTAMVDNPAPLGSAANPSGAKIPLFQKYLTDAEWTLLRTTALWNSGKSPFGLLDAGDPRWIQFIIPYISKNISSVNNEPVKAPNTPVYPATNSFGVQVYGTLGYYLGIGPHRLAQGDDTTGFPGWPELLVAQQTKSALNTFKMGHTKHHGIETKGSLGAMVNMLQRNRDANNHTLQNFNTNGLPEKTFKVPIAQELFTKGQSIFNGPDESAQGKYVWWDQSGTNTPFNMGRAAFAAASLVNMELHNAITQCNYTLPVWASPLATRKYRGDPTLEAQTFEAVTGKDLKAFVQALIGAPAYSPIIDGVPDSPTPMMALETLALRNFTLQRCLTAIQMQKANPDSVYTLQPSPYQEGGVAVYSQYNPLSTLPANPGVPQLAPTGLKGDGNNMRWSHDYAYPWNYSTVSGAGGTVVTTSGAAGNSGSAASYLDIPAVGDTEVAKSMTYMQLGWDLNSGLPTQKTLNKLGLGDLIAKMTAAGITVPA